The Anomalospiza imberbis isolate Cuckoo-Finch-1a 21T00152 chromosome 13, ASM3175350v1, whole genome shotgun sequence genome includes the window ATATTCACTTTTTTTAACTCAAAGCATTCTGATGAAACTGGGTCAGAGTGTAACTACACATGTAGCTGTGCTGGCAAATGTGAACCAGCTGCAGTGCTTTAGCAAGGGTGAGCTGTAAGATGAAATGACATGTCTGACTGCAACCAGCAAGCTGGGCTGAGCTGTAATGACTGAGGCCCCTATTCAAATCTGCCAGTTCTTCTTGGCTCCATAGCAAGTTGCTGGGACATGATAATGCCTTAAAGCAGCTACTGCTCAGTGATGTAAATTGGAGCCTTTTGGGACACAGCAatggagtaaaaaaaaacaggacTGTTCTGTAGCTTGCTACTAATTTGTGATTCTATTGCTTTGTACCCTGATTAGTGTCCTGCTGGAAGCAGGACACCTGAGCAGCAAATTCCAATACTAATCCTCAATCACAGCCAGTGCTCTGGGAGCTTCTGCAGTAAGATTCAACAGAACTTTATTCTTGGGCTTTTATTTGCCCTTTGTTTTTATAAGCCTGTAGAGAAATGCATTTCCTATTTATTGCTTTTTGTACCAGCCTGCCTTTTCATATGGTGGGACAGGTGGTATTGGGTATCTGGGCCAGTACATGCTACAAAGTGAAGTGTATTTTTGTGTGCCCAACTTTGTGTCTTATTTGTGCTTGGAATGAAGCTTTGTATGTCTAAGCAGCACACATTACCACTTCTGCAGCTTCTATGCTTCATTAGCACAAAGAGAAAATGACCAATAGTGTTGATGCTACTTcagtcagtgctgagctgcttcATTATAAAGGTGATTATGACAGAGGAGGGAATATTTTAATCACTTGTTAAAATTGGATTTATCATTTGAGGTGAGTGTCAGGTAAAACTGTCAGTGTGCTGATTTTGACAGTGAAGAGTAGCTCACACTGTGTTCTGCTTTCTCTTTGAGCAGCAGTTTCAAAGCTGGCATCAGAATGGTTCAGACTGtgtctgctgtgctgctgaggcaCAAAGCTGTTTGGGTGGTCTCAGCATTAGCTTTTGGGAGGGATCCTTCCCATACCAGTCACAGATTTTAGGAGTATTTGCAGAGCACAAGACTGTACTGCAGGATGTGAGGATCTGCTTGTTTTCCTTACCAGAACTTGAAGGTAACTGGTATTCAAGAGACCTTTTTATTTGTGAAGACAGATGAAGAGAAAGCTGGCTTCtgtgccagatttttttttcttgtctagAACTGGTGGAGGGGGGGCAGCAGTGAAAGAGATTATTCTTAAACCTTGTGTGTTTAATCCTGCTAAATGCTGCTTTCTCTGATCTTACTGATTAACATTTGAAGCCTATAAAGCTAGGGTATCAGTTATTTGAAACTAGTGGcatataaacattttaattaaaaggaaaagaaaagtggggGAAGGGTGGGGAGGAACACCAGTATCACAGTGCCTGCTCTGTGGGGAAGAGATGTCCATGAGTATTTTGTTGCTTGCTTTACAGAGTATTGGAAGATGTGTCTCTTTCTCTAGAGAACTTGATGTCCAGaagatttgcttttctttcGTGTTTCTACAGCTTCAATTCTATACATTTTATAGGCATGTCCTTTGCATATTTTTTGCTTGGTACAGAGAGGAATTTACTCTGAGGATGTGATGGTGAAGGAGGAAAGACAGGACCTGTAGCAACAGGAGCAAGAGGGCATTATTAAATGAATGAAGCTGTGTATTGCAGGAGTAACAGGAACAGGTAGCCTGTAAGCACCTTATTTGTAGGAAAAGGAAGAcagcctgcagagctgtgtgttgCTATGCTTCTAGTGGCAATAAATATCTTTAAGAACACAGAGGTAATTTCAGCTGAAGTTTAGCAATTTTTAGCTAATACAGAAAGAGGGTGTTTATTCCATAATCTTCAATGAAGTAGATGTTCTGGGGTTGTACTGAGAGGAGTTGTTTAAAGCTCTTGCACTTCCCtcttgtcccttccttctcatTAGGGCTCGTACAACTGGTTATACAACTATATTGTAAAGCAAAGCAGGGAATGTGCTTAAAACATTGTAAAGAGCtctgttgtttttggtttttttttttttctttaagataaATCAATTCATTCAGAATAACCTTCAGAATTCATAGCATTACTCTATGAATCCTATGTAGGCAAAGCTCTGggggagcaggcagagcccagagTCATTTCCAGGAGCTTGACAAGCTCCACATTTGTTTTGTGACACCTCAAACCATGAGGGTCATACACGTAGTCATGTTGATCCCAAGACCTTGTTGTCATTTCAGTTCTGAAGCTGCTTCAAGTGTCATACTGAAGCCAAGCTAGGGGAGGCCATTTTTGAAATTATGGATAGTGTATGCACTTGGGATTTATTTTACAGTAGGCTTGATACTCAGCAAGGGCTTGCTGCCCCTAATAAAGGGTTGTCCTATTTTTAGCCATGTCACTTCCTGTGCAGTGTATGTCATTTCTCTGGAGTTGATCTTCTATCCGATGAGCAAGCTCTCCAGtgcaccagaaaaaaataattgtgttgTTTCCATGAGATGGCTGAGCTGATGTGGCcgcaggcagggatggggggcagcagtggccagggctgtgggagcaTGCCTGCCCCTCTGACAGAGGTTTCAGCAGTGACTGCTCACCTTCACTGCCTTATGGGATGTTTGGGCTCAGTGATACTGTGCGTCTTCCTGCATGAGGCATTACggttttgaaacaaaaatcatcTGACGCTGAGCCAAGAAGTGCTGATGGGAGGTCCTTCCCTCCCCCAAAAGCATCTGCTCAGTGATCTCTCGCTGCTCGTGTTTGCTGCGATGGGGCCAGATGGGGCCAGAGTCCGGCTGGTGGCCTTTGGCCTGGGGCCCGGGGTCCCTGCGGCAGCAGCGCTGCGTCATCAGCCCCTGCCCTCCAcgggagtgtgtgtgtgcaggagaGGCATGGCTCGAGTGCAGTGGCAGGAACTGCCATTACTTGGGTCTCTTTCGTTCTGTTTTCAATGCCTCTTTTTGGCTAGTGGTTCTCttagcagctctgctgctgaaacagGCATTTCCACATGTGTCTGCAGCTAGACCCTCTCCTGCCCAAATAGCACGCACGTGACAAATGAGCTCAGAAACCAATCGGTGTTGAAACTAATTGGCAGAAGGTGGAgtggttgattttttttaagtttgatCATTTCCTTGTTTCATATTGGTACATGTGAGCACTGAAAGGGAGGGCTAAGCATGGGTGTGCTTATTATACTGGTTTGGCATTCTGTGGCTTTAGGGTTCAAATAGATCAGTTCAACCATCCCAGGAGCTTACAGGCTGCTAAAGCATGTGTTGTCCCTCCTGGTCACATGTCGTCCCTCACATCGATTCCAGAGGTTCTCCTGTGTTGGATTTTCTACTTGTTGTGTTTCTGCATGTGAACTGATTAAGCTCACTGAATTGTCAGAAAACTTTGTGCTGTTGATGgtgctttcttttcctgatgggttttttttggtagctCACAGCAGTAATTGTGTGGGTCAGGTGGATTGTACCCAATTGTCCCCTTCATACCCAACAAGCTGTTGTCTTGGTGCAAGGTCTCCTTTGACTTCATAACATTGCATCAGGTTGATCCTATCTCTTATTCATTGTATTTCTCAAATATTAGCAACCAATGAAAGATCTTCCGCTTCCTGTAGCCCTTATTAAAACTCTTCAGAAGAATCCCTGGCACTTCCCCTGGAGATTGAAGTGTTCTGGAGCCTCATGCCAGTGGCTTGAGCTTTGACTGGTGACAGGATCCACTGGTTAATGAACTTGGGAACTGGCTTAGCTGGAACTCGGGCCAGCTTTTCTTGTTCTTTGTCTGGGCATCGTTGGGTACCTTTCACAGTTTGTTTATTGAATTGGagcagaactttttttttttcttaacatcCATGTTAGAGATTGTTATTTCGTGTTTGCGTTAGCACTTGATCCCTTCAGCAATGTTGTGTTGGGGAATATTAGCAGTGGCTGGTACTGAGTTCCTGTGTGCTGCTTGAAGCTAATattgaacaaaaagaaaataatggtaCAGTCTGGAAGTTAGTGTAGGGCTCTTTAATATGCTGCTGCCTAAAGTTAAAAGGATTAATACTGTATTGTGACATTGAATCTCTATTAGCTCTTGAAATATTCAGTTGAAAGTGTTTTTAATTAGTCTTTCAATCTTTAACATTCTATGCCAAAAGTGACTTGCGTAAGGTTTCAGCTTTAAATTGGTTCTGGTTACCAAAGCACAGCAAACTCATATTCATTTGCACTTCCCTGAAATGGCTTCTCTGAAATGTTGGGCCCAGCCTAAGAATTAAATTCCACATGCACTACTTGCAGTTTCATTCTGAAAAACTGtctggagaaaagcaggaatgaaagtGCTCTTTCAGCTACAAGCGCAGTACTTCAGCAAAAATCAAATTTAGCTGTTGTGTGAGGTCAATGGGGGCTTTGTATGTTGAAAGCAAGTGATTCTCTGTTGGGGTAGGGGAGTGTAGTCAACAGCTGAAATAAGCTTAATTGCAGGTTGAAGCTGAAAAAGATACTATCAGATTTTGGTTGTCTTCCTGTCTGTACATCTTTCTTGTCTTAGATCTTGAATCCTTCCTCGTCCATAGAGTACCTTATTGCTGTGAGCAGAAGACTTGACTTGTTTCTGTGTTGCTGTTGGCTTTGCAACCCAGAGGTTTGCTCTTGGTATCAATTTCTTATGTTTtggggaaataaaaacaaaatgcagtgGATGTGGGTGTGAGAAGAGATGAGGAGATTTCTCTGGAAACAAAATAATGGAAATGTTTGTGTTTGGCTTTGAATACATCTTATGTAAAAGGAGGTCTTTTTTACTGTGGCACTTCTTACTGTGGTTTCATCTAATTTTATAACATGGCAATTGGTGAAGTGTTCAAGTATCTTGAAACCACTTtccctctgtatttttttctttttgtttgaaatGTATGCTGATATTACTTACAggattgattttatttttcagtaatattGCTTCTCTTCAGCTTGACTTGCAAGAATTAAAATTACCTATTACCTATTGCTTCAGCTTACTTTTTAATCACGAAGTAGTAGACCTAAGTTGATTGTGAATTAAATATAAGTAACTTATACCATGATATATCTAGTTTCTTAATGTGAAGctatgtttttctttcaaaattgttaaaaaagaaatgcagctgTGTATTTatggagggggaaaaatggaaaattattttatctcctGAAGTAGCgtcaaaaattatttggaagTTAGACCACTTGATAACAGTTGGAGCCTCAGAACACTGGTGGATATTgtcatttgttttaattttcttgtaaTGTCTTGCAAATATCTCTAAACTTGATTAATACAagccaggggaaaaaatgataCAGTCTTTTTAACAACGAAATTTAAGGATGTTGAATAATGCAGCAGCTCATATATCTCTTAAGTCGTATATTTCTTACTTctcatttttattatattttcacACAATATTTATAAAAAGAAGGTTATGTGTACATGGTCTAGTATTTTTGACTGTAAGGGCAATTTTCTCTTAGTGTGTGAAAAATCACAATACAGGGTTTGTGGTAAGCAGTTGTGTCGTCTTTCACTAATGATGCAGTGACTAAACAGTGACATGTGAATTCATGTGACTGTTGTTAATTATAATTATGCAGCAGGTAATCGTGTGTTCCATGGCTTGTGTCTATTTTACAGTTCTCATGCATAGTGTCAGGTGTTCAGGTTTCAGCATAAGTGTTCCCTCTCCTACTCCCCTTACCTGACTGCCAGAAACAGTAATACTTCCAATATTgaataaaatacttttctttgtGGGGTatatattgaaaataaattggtggggctgggagggtgggtCATGCAAAGCCTACGTATGATGTGAGTGTTATTGGGCAGACTTCATAGACTTTTTGGGAAAGGGCACTGAGTTACCCACAAGGCATTTTTTCTGGATGTTCTTTTTGCTGAGTTTTAGGAAATTGCAGATTTTCAAACGTCAGCTGTAAAATAAGGGTTTTCTCAGGCCTCTAAATACTGGGTTGTGTGTATCAATTTCAGGTTTATAGAAGAAGGGAGAATGGCTCAAGAAACTAACCGTAGCCAAGTGCCTATGCTTTGTTCCACTGGCTGCGGATTTTACGGGAACCCTCGCACAAATGGCATGTGTTCAGTGTGCTACAAAGAGCACCTTCAAAGGCAGAACAGTAATGGTAGAATCAGCCCTCCTGGTAAGTAATCCCAgcacatgtgtgtgtgtcaaCAGCTCAACCTGACACAGCGGGCAGCAGCTTCCTGGCTGTGTCCAGATACTGATTGTCGGAGCATTAGTGCAAACCATTTCATTCCAGCATCTTACCTTATGGAATGAGCTGGGGTGGAATGCTCATAATGTAATTGTGTTGCCACTAATCTGCTCAGAAGTAGACTCTCACTAATACCTTTTGTATTCATTTGAGTGTTTCTGATTTGAAATTACAAATGTGCAGAAAAAACACAGCAACATATTTTTGCTGAAATTACTGACAGAGATAGGATTGAGTTTGGGGAATGTTTGTGAAAGGCATTTTAAGAACAGGTATTTCACTTCTGTGACCTCATTCTGAAAGATTAACCTGTAAACACTTGATAGCgatgccttttccttttgaaggctTTCAGGGGCTTTTGTGGGCATCTTTCCATAACAGCCCCTGAAGGCCTTCAAGGAAAGATCTGCTCTTACATTACCTCCTTACTAAAATTATCTTGAGTTTCATTTCCAGGTTGGGAAAAGGCAACAATAGTTTCTCCGTAACTTCACATACCTTCTGTTCTTTTTGGCCCAGTGCCCTCTGTACTGTTGCCTTTCCTTCAACCTGACCTTTAAATAGAAGCAATATCTTCTGTTGAAATCTGAAGATCTGGGTTCTACACCTTCAAAATGCATCTGGAGTTGGCATTAGGATGTTATCCTGATGTTCTCACAGATCCATCTtggttttttaaacaaaacatcaGTTTCTCATGTCAGATTGCAGCAGTTTATGCTGAGAAAGCTGCTTGTAGATGGTTTAATTAGTAAAAAAATTGTAACTGCTTTAAAACTCCAGCTTCAAAATTTTCTGCAGTGTAAGTTCTGGGGGCATAGGGCTGGAATGAGGTCAAAATATGGCCAAACATAATTACCCCAAAATTAGGGGTCGAAGAGTAAATGCAGTGTGTAACTTTTGTAATCCCAGGAAGCAGCATAACACATTTTCCCTGGGTGTGTCTTGCAGCAGCCTCTGTCAGTAGTATCACCGAGTCCTTACCGGTCCAGTGCACAGAGGGCAGTGCCCAGGAAACTCAGTCCACTTTAGATTCTACATCGACTCCATCTATGCAGCCGAGGTAAGGTGCTTCAGTCTGCTCTGTGTCTTTATAGGAAAATCCCTGCCAAAATTATTAAATGAAGTGTGCTGATCCTGCATAATTGAATGCTGGAACCAGGATTAGGAAAAGGTGTAAGATTTCAGTGCTAACTTTAAAGCATGGGATCTCAGGGTGAATGCTAGAAAATCTCTGTGCTTCATCTGGCATTCAAATGGAAATTTGTCTTTAGAATTTAGCCTCAAATAGAAGTTGTCAGCTTCTGTTCTACAGAGATTTGTCTGGCTGCTCTTCTGCTTCCTCAACTTGCAGTTGTACATTTACCAAAGGAGAATTCTTTTCATCCTAGAAATTTGAGGATTTTGTAAAATGGCAGGGAGCTGTTTACTAGAGCTCTCATAAATAAATGTATGATAATGTGTTAACAAGCCAGTTGCTTTGCAAGAACTGGAGAGTACTATAACGGGGTAAAGACCCAAGTCTTGGTACAAGTTGTGCTACTGAACTGATCTCCTATTAAACAAGTAATTTCCATCTGGATTATTCAAGGATACATAATGTCCTCTTATAAATCACTCAGACTCACTAAGTGTTCTCCATTTGTAAAAGCtaaatatttgtttatatttagCAGCTCCATTTCAGTTTAGAATGACACAATCAACAGCACCTTAAGTGCTTTGGAAATTTTGAGTGAAAAGTGTTAGTGTGTTATATACTATGGAAGCTAAACTTGCAGTAATACTCATTtcaacttttcttttaaaaaatgaatgtaGTAGAACACAGGCCAAGGGCGATTCCATCAATTACTGCTGACTGATTCTGCTCAGACTTTTCTGCTCCCTAGCTTTTTATAGGAGGTGTTATCTCATGCTTGGATCCTGCATATGAACTGAGAGCTAGGTGCCATGCTTGATGCTATATTTAGTCTTTCCATGCTGAGATTTATAGTTGGGGTAGAAAATACATATCTTACCCTGAAACAACTCTTCTGGtgtgtgttaaaaaaaaaaaaaaaaaagtgcatccAGGTCAATGCACAGACGTGAACCAATCACAGTGCCTTGCCTTTGTTGTCTCACAACTTCAATAAAATGAAAGGACAGAAGTACCTCACTGATCACTGGCTTGATTACTGGCTGCAGGAGAAAGGAGTGGATGGTGACTggcacttggaaaaaaaaaatcagtgtcaCGTGCTTGGGTTGTTGttttcaaaaaaacaaaaaaaaaaaaaaaacaaaacaaaaaaaaaaaaaaacaaaaaaaaaaaaccaggaattcAACTTTAGCTCTGGAAATCCCTCAGACTTATGATACTGAGGACAGATAAAATTAATTGACAATGCTGTTTTGTAGGTGGCCAGACGGGCAGTTCAAGACCTACATGCAGTTCTTGATGATTAAAATTGCAACTCCACTGCTCTGGTTGTGCCATGGAGTGCTGGTTCATGGGCTGCTGGATAATCTGGTTTTTGCCTTCAGAGTAAATTCCTCagtggaaaggaagaaaaaaaaaaaagcaaatgaaatagTGCTACCTCTTGCTTGGGACTTGAGCTCTGTCTTGTTCCATAGCTGCTGGATGAGCAGCTTGGCTGGGAGTCATGGCTAGTGTTGAATTGCTCTCTCTCAACTGCTCAGGGTGTTCATTGGTGAGTGTTCAGCCATGCTGTGGTTTAGCAGTTTGGCTAAAGGGTTGGGAAGCTTAGCCTGCACCACTTTACACTGTGAAAATCCAAGGGGTTCTGTGTGCAGCCACTGCAGCTTTATTACTGGAAACATTGACATGCTGCAATTTTCTCGTTCATATCACCAGAACACTGAAACTATCTCCTCTACAATTATCTTGCTGACTTCCGTTATAAAGATCCTTGCATATTGAATGTTGTGTTGTTGCTTCTGTGTGGAATGATGGTATGCCAAACCagccaaaatattttcccttttttgtagTGGAACTGTTTTGTTGCATTCAGtatgagtttaaaaaaaatgtttaccTTTTGTGTCAGTTCAGATTGTAGCAGTTTTAAGTGGTTACAGAAACAACTTCAGAGTGAAATGTTCTGGGATACCTTTTCATCAAGAGGTGTTCTAATATATTTTACTGGAAAAGAATGTGGAAATGcatcataaaaataataattttcttcttttgcccCTCAGCCCTGTGTCCAGTCAGTCACTTTTAACAGAATCTGTAGCATCATCCCAAGCGGATAGTACGGCTGTGGACAAAACAGTACCTGAGACAGAAGAGTTGCAAGGTTGGTGCCTAGTTTTCAGTGACAGAACTTAGGAATAATGCTTTTTAAACTTCAGCTGTTCTTTATACACTCCTGCTCAAACATGTCTGATTCTCAAACCTAAATATTCTGTGAAATCAGAAGgcaaaataagaataaaatttcttttcttaaatgGCAAGTGAAACCAAAACCTTATGTTTAATTGGCGATGTCAGTGTCTGCCATACACAAGTGTTTTCATTGGTGTTGGAAATGCACATCATAAATCAACATCCTGTTCTGTCTCTATGCCATGGCTGTTACACCTGAGTAGAGTTTTGAGTATCTGTTACTTCTCAGAGTAACCTTTTACAGCACATATCTGAAGTTTATGAGTATATTTGTGCTAGAGGGTGTTTGACATAGCCATTGCCAGAACAGGGTCAGTATCTTTTATAAACAGGAAACACCTATAAAAGTGCCTTTCACCTCTGAACTGTAGTGGTGTAAGATTTTGGACTACTAAAATTCACTTATCAAATATAAAATTACCAAACCACAGGCTATATTTGCTGAAAGTACAATGGCTAAGAGAGTTAGCTATATTGGCCTAAAATCCTTTTTGCTGGTACAATGTAAagtttcttttcacttttttcttgttttctatGTGAAGACTTTCAGAGCTTAAGACTAAAGAAAATTTAGTAGTATTTCTTAGGAAATGCAAAAATGCCAGACAGTATACAAAACGTGCTCAGACTGGTAACCTATAGGCATTATGAAAGATATTTAAAGGTAAGTCAGTAAGTGTTCTGCCTTCTGCTGAGACAGTTTAGGTTTTAGTGGGGAGGATTATTTTTCTCTGGACTAGTCTAAACACAGAAGTGTGGGTTTTTTACAGGTACAACTTGTAATTCCACCTAAACATTGTAAATATTAGTTCCTTGACTGTATCTCTGGTATCAAAGCCTTGCTTCTCAGATACTTTTCTAAACCTGACCTGTCCCTTTCTGTAGGATGGAATATAGGTGTCATTAGTCAGCTACTGTGCTGAGTAAGGCCATCTCCTTGGTTAATAACCTTGGGAGATAGgcttttaattccatttttttacCACTTTTACTAACCTTTGAGTTTTCGATTATAAACATGTTTACTCTTGAAAACATTCTAAAGATGCACTCTGCATTCTAGATATGCACTCTAATGCCTGTTAGAAAGTTTGTGTTCTGGAGCCGAGAGCTCTTGTCTCAATTTTGACAATGCATCTACTGGCTTTTCACTGGGAGACAGAGGCAGTACTTTACTGACCCTGGCACTGAGGTGTCTTGGGCCTGTGAAAAGACTTTTCCCAGCAAGTTTTCAGAGGCATGTCTTTCTTCTTATACACTTGGATAAATTTGTGCTGCTTCTAATTCTCCATCTCTCAAGCTCATTCTCCTTATTGAGAAGATAAAAGATTTCTCATCCAGAAGCTTTGAATTTAGGGATGTATCTGCAGGACCAGCGTATATCAGGTGTTTAGGTTACTCAGCTGTGTACTCTGTCCTTTTCTTTGTACTCTTCATTTCTAAACTAAGAACATCACCAGCATGTAGTTGAGTTCTAAATTACCATCTCTATTTATAACTCTCTGGCAGGGTCAGCATTACTTCCTTAAGAAATCCTTCTGTGTTGTCCTTTAACTGCAAATCATAGGAAATGTAGTGTTTCcagttttaaagttttttttttatttgaaaatgttaGTTTGGAAGGAAAGCAGCTTGGAATGGATGCTGAGAGGGATTTTATTGAATTGCTGTCATAGTTGTGCATCCTgaagtttctttctttttttttttttttttgaattggAGTTTTAGGTTGCTGACAATACAAACATGTGAAtgcaaggggttttttttagcattGCCTAAGTTTCtaacatttaggaaaaaaaaatctcagcaatGTGCTAGTTGGTCCCAGAGTGAAGTGTGTCCTAATAGTACTTCTGTTGATGTAGGGGAACAGGAGAAATAATGTCAGtatttattttgataaaatCTTGCCTTGTGGGAATGTCTGTTCTGGGGCGAGTTGTTCTATGCTGCTGGTGTAAGTTAATGTATTGTGTTCAACTGAGGTCCCTTTAACTTGCCATTTAACAAAAATTACCAGGCTACAACAACATTGAAGGAAAGACTGGTGAATAATTAAGCTTTCTTAGATTACTATTATTACTCTTCTAAAGCAGACAGATAAATGTGACTTGAGCTGGGTGCAACACAGTCCTTGCTGTTTGCAGTCAAGCTAAAACTACAAAGGGATAAAATTCCCAAAGAGCAGTTCAGATTTGTCTTTGTTGGATTGATGCATTGCAGAAGAAATAGAGGACAACTCTAGAATATGTTAACAAGTGTAGACTTTAGAGCTGGTGTTTGTA containing:
- the ZFAND6 gene encoding AN1-type zinc finger protein 6 isoform X1 produces the protein MFIEEGRMAQETNRSQVPMLCSTGCGFYGNPRTNGMCSVCYKEHLQRQNSNGRISPPAASVSSITESLPVQCTEGSAQETQSTLDSTSTPSMQPSPVSSQSLLTESVASSQADSTAVDKTVPETEELQASVSENAEPTPEEQDKSLDKPKQKKNRCFMCRKKVGLTGFECRCGNVYCGMHRYSDVHSCSYNYKADAAEKIRKENPVVVGEKIQKI
- the ZFAND6 gene encoding AN1-type zinc finger protein 6 isoform X2, which encodes MAQETNRSQVPMLCSTGCGFYGNPRTNGMCSVCYKEHLQRQNSNGRISPPAASVSSITESLPVQCTEGSAQETQSTLDSTSTPSMQPSPVSSQSLLTESVASSQADSTAVDKTVPETEELQASVSENAEPTPEEQDKSLDKPKQKKNRCFMCRKKVGLTGFECRCGNVYCGMHRYSDVHSCSYNYKADAAEKIRKENPVVVGEKIQKI